A window of Corallococcus macrosporus DSM 14697 contains these coding sequences:
- a CDS encoding AAC(3) family N-acetyltransferase, with protein MSEVRGEQLVRQLRDLGVREGGVLVVHTSFKAVRPVEGGPLGLIQALRAALGDAGTLVMPTMTDGEGVFDPKRTPTEGMGITAELFWRQPGVLRSTHPGGSFAAVGPRARDICRPQPLSPPHGPESPVGWAHDLGGQVLLLGVTQGENTTLHLAEALAPVPYSVTHPCVVEVDGVARTVDIAETDHCCQGFQRADGWLRARGLLREGKVGRADAKLAEARDIVNVVVEHLRADPLVFLCPADAGCEECDRARASVDNPAR; from the coding sequence GTGAGCGAAGTCCGTGGCGAGCAACTGGTGCGGCAACTCCGGGACCTCGGCGTGCGCGAGGGCGGCGTGCTCGTGGTGCACACGTCCTTCAAGGCCGTGCGCCCGGTCGAAGGCGGACCGCTGGGCCTCATCCAGGCGTTGCGCGCGGCGCTGGGGGACGCGGGGACGCTGGTCATGCCCACCATGACGGATGGCGAGGGCGTGTTCGACCCGAAGCGCACGCCCACGGAAGGAATGGGCATCACCGCGGAGCTCTTCTGGAGGCAGCCCGGCGTCCTGCGCAGCACCCACCCTGGCGGCTCCTTCGCGGCCGTGGGGCCTCGCGCGCGCGACATCTGCCGCCCCCAGCCGCTCTCACCACCACATGGCCCTGAAAGCCCCGTGGGATGGGCACATGACTTGGGCGGTCAGGTGCTCCTGCTGGGTGTCACCCAGGGCGAGAACACGACCCTCCACCTCGCGGAGGCCCTGGCCCCCGTGCCGTACTCCGTCACCCACCCCTGCGTCGTCGAAGTGGATGGCGTTGCCCGGACGGTGGACATCGCCGAGACGGACCACTGCTGTCAGGGCTTCCAGCGCGCCGACGGCTGGCTCCGCGCCCGCGGCCTGCTGCGCGAGGGCAAGGTGGGGCGCGCCGACGCGAAGCTCGCCGAGGCGCGGGACATCGTGAACGTCGTGGTCGAACACCTCCGGGCCGACCCGCTCGTCTTCCTCTGCCCGGCGGATGCGGGCTGCGAGGAATGCGACCGGGCCCGCGCCAGCGTGGACAACCCGGCGCGCTAG
- a CDS encoding acyl-CoA desaturase, giving the protein MSATLLEHPAPLPTEGRAHGPEAPKAHLVPPEVGTLRFDPARTLWLWAMLIPGVTVGLPAATPTTVAVSLLLTVATLCLGHSVGLHRGVIHRTYEAGPLTRGVLAYLFVLSGLGGPLSWTRLHAVRDYWQSRPDCPRYFAYGHSMVRDFGWNLHLRFEPADGRTLVRLPSDVLTDPWLRFLERTWPLHVLGLSGVVLAALGPEAVALCVCARTAASILGHWAVGYAAHVWGERRYTLPGAAESGTNSWVLGVLSFGEGFHNNHHAFPGSARMGQEPHELDLGWWAIRALRRLGLVRDVRT; this is encoded by the coding sequence ATGAGCGCCACGCTCCTGGAGCACCCCGCGCCCCTTCCGACGGAAGGGCGCGCCCACGGGCCGGAGGCACCCAAGGCCCACCTGGTGCCCCCCGAGGTCGGGACGCTGCGCTTCGACCCGGCGCGCACGCTGTGGCTCTGGGCCATGCTCATTCCTGGCGTCACCGTGGGCCTCCCAGCGGCGACGCCCACCACCGTGGCGGTGTCGCTCCTGCTCACCGTCGCGACCCTCTGCCTGGGCCACTCGGTGGGACTGCATCGCGGCGTCATCCACCGCACCTACGAGGCGGGTCCCCTCACCCGAGGCGTGCTCGCCTACCTCTTCGTCCTGAGCGGGCTGGGTGGCCCCTTGTCGTGGACGCGCCTGCACGCGGTGCGCGACTACTGGCAGAGCCGCCCCGACTGCCCGCGCTACTTCGCCTATGGGCACTCGATGGTCCGCGACTTCGGCTGGAACCTGCACCTGCGCTTCGAGCCCGCGGACGGCCGGACGCTGGTGCGGCTTCCCTCCGATGTGCTGACCGACCCGTGGCTGCGCTTCCTGGAACGGACGTGGCCCCTGCACGTCCTCGGGCTCTCGGGAGTCGTGCTCGCGGCGCTGGGCCCGGAGGCCGTCGCCCTCTGCGTCTGCGCCCGCACCGCCGCCAGCATCCTCGGACACTGGGCCGTGGGCTACGCGGCCCACGTCTGGGGCGAGCGGCGCTACACCCTGCCTGGCGCGGCGGAGAGCGGCACGAACAGTTGGGTGCTCGGCGTGCTGTCCTTCGGCGAGGGCTTCCACAACAACCACCACGCCTTCCCAGGCTCCGCGCGCATGGGCCAGGAGCCCCACGAGCTGGACCTGGGGTGGTGGGCCATCCGAGCACTCCGCCGGCTGGGGCTGGTGCGCGACGTCCGCACCTGA